The following nucleotide sequence is from Cicer arietinum cultivar CDC Frontier isolate Library 1 chromosome 2, Cicar.CDCFrontier_v2.0, whole genome shotgun sequence.
ATAATTTGCTTTATGAATAtcaattgaaaatgaataatgGTTCTAGTAGTGATTCTCAAATGTTGGGGCCACATTAGTAATGTTGAGGATGATGGTTTAGAAGACTATGGTTTGTATGTCAGGAAAAAAAAAGCtagaatttcatttttcaaaatagagTTGGATGTTTATTTAGAGGAGGAAGTCTTGCCAATAAGTtctgattttgatattttgttgtggtgGAAGTTGAATGGTGTTAAGTATCCAACACTTCAAGCCGTTGCAAAGAATGTATTGACAATTCCTGTTTCTACTGTAGCTTTTGAATCTGCATTCATTACCAAAAAGAATGTATTGACAATTCCTGTTTCTACTGTAGCTTTTGAATCTGCATTCATTACCAACTGACATATCTTAggaaatttaatcaaattttgagatatcatactttattattttgattattggaATTTTAGAACTTAGGTTAAATGCTActatttaatcaaattattaatttttgatactatgaataaataaatttcaatttttggaGTGTCGGGCGGGGAAACCCATCCCTGTTGGATGTGGGGTGGATGTTAAAAAATCACCTTCGATGAGTGCGGATGCGGAGACGTTATTGGAGTGGCGGGTGCAGGGTTGATAATACTTAAAACTGTCTCCAACCCACCCTGTTGGTTGCCATCCCTTCTGAAAAGCGACAAATTCAATCAAAGTTTACTAGGTGTAATTTTGAACCGGTAAACTTAGTGATAGTTTACAGGGTGTAGTTTTGAACCAGTAAACTTGGTGATAGTTTACCGGTGCAGGAAAATGACTGAATTAGCATATGGGCTGATGTTTACcgatgtttaattttttttactcactaattttgtcttttttttttctctctatattTTAGTGCTTGGTGGATGCAGAGGACAAGATGGTAAGAggaaaaattaacatttttatggTTTGTTGGAGGTATAGCGATAAAGGTAAGGGTATAGAACTACGTGCTTAGGTCAAGTGTTCATACTTATTACTAAACCAAGTTACTGTATTTAAGTAAACTAATGTGGGCTGAGGGAAAGAAAATCAATGTTGTGGGCTTTATGGTTGCCGACAAGCTTTGTTTGTACCCCTGAAATTACTATGGAACACTTTTGCATCCTATAATTTGTGATTTGGCTTTAGTGGTACGAGGCCACGTCCACGTGCAAACAAATGAAAATAAGACACAAAAATGGCACCAAGTTAAGCTTGGTTTCCTTGATTGAGATCTACCACtctaattgattaattaatcaAAACTTCACTAATTAAATTACTCCTATGTCTTAATAAGGCCAAACCTAGTTCATTATTAAACCATGCTGAATGTTGGATCTTAATCTACCTCCCACTGCCTTTCTTTTTGTTGGCATATCATTATGTATTATTATTTGCTACAATCATTATcctaataattataattatgtgaaaaattaatgaattaagTCACATGAAAATCCATAAATTATTGATTCGGTTTTTTTTTATGCATAGATTCTTTTGGTTCTATAACAAAACTCATACacaccaaatatatatattagctATCGAACTTGAACCTAATATATATGTCTCGAAAACCTTTTTGTCTTTTTGGTAAACATGTCATTAATAAAAATGCTACTCAAATAGCAATGACAAATACCAATAATGGCTGTTTAGCATAAATCGAAACATATTCTcaccaaatataaataaaatgtgattaataattaatatcagcTATCCAAATTAAGGGTAACCAATTTGCAGACAATACCTTAATTTGTTGGGCATAATTGCATTAAGCAAGGAAATGAAATCAATTGTTAATATCAAACTAAAtcacaatattattaattattaccaaattatatttcaaatctcTAATTGGTCTGACGATTAGAACTCACATGCTGTGTCTCAAAATGAAATGTTTAAATTGTCATTTAGTTATATCATTTCATGTGCATAAAATTGATAAACAgttgaatttaattattgtagTATAGGAACATATAATCCTAAGTAGGCCCCAAGAATGTACATGCACATAAACACAAGTCCACTATTTGTATAGTATAGTCAAAGAAATTGGGTCGATTGATACTGTGGCCCAATGAACAAGTAATACCAAAAAGCAAAAGCTTTAATCCTCTGCACATTTTTAGTACTGATGAAGCATATAACTCATGGAGTGTGCACCTTATTGAGACTAGAAGCAATGTAAGAAGAACAAGCTAGAATGGGGCACATAACTTCCCCCATTCCATAACTAGGGTGGGCCATCATATTTTGAATGTGATGTGCGAatcaaaatatttgattttgtcttgtaaaaataaattagttctATTGTAActatttaaatatcaatttattttcatatcgatgttttcttaaaattgattttaataaaaatcaaaacgaaATTATTTAATCTGACATAATAAAttgcaaataaaattttaaataactaaaatttgaaaaaaaaaagaaaactttgAATAGATACAATGgaacaattatattaaaaagtaatattattctatatgacgtttatgtattaaaaaaaatcagttaaTAACAATCGTTTTTAGGGTCACTGCTGTCCATAACAAGACATGTCATGTGTGCAAATTTTTATATCTTGAATCGAACCTATTGTTGGTTAAGCTAGCCACATGATCATGTTCAAAAGTAGTCCAAAAGGAATCAaagttttttctttccttttagttgtataaataaataaataatacaattttaCATATAGTGTGTTTTGAACGCGTCTTTAGCATTGCTTGCACCAAAAGTCAtaacagaaaaataatttatatcattctGTAGCTAGATACATTTGCTAGTAGGTAAATCCAAAAAATGTTGGCcctattgaagaaaaataaactcTCAGAAATTATCAAATTAACAAACATGGTATCTATGAATAAAAACATGGTATATGTGATATCTTATAATCTTAGTGACTTGGTCTTAATCAACTTAGTTTCACAAATGGTTAAgctctataaataaataaaacaaatttaaaaacttaattaatttcaatcTCCTAACCAAACCCAAAACAGTAGGATTGATTGAGAAGcatattaagaagaaaaaaatactattgatctccaaaatattaattcagTGGTTATGGTTaagagaaaatagaaagaatattacaaaaaaaagtccaaaattttatctttgttaATGACAAATTTTAATTCCTTAACAAATTAACCACTAAcatttaaagagaaaaaaataaaccttATTGATAAATAGGTTATCAAAATTCCAATTTTTCACATTATAGAAAGGAGAcataatttataaatctaaGTTTTACAAGCATATAATACCAAACTTAAAACATTGAAACAAGGAAAGCCCATTTGTTCTTTAGGCAAACAGAGTAAATAGGCCGACAAAAGACACACTTTTCAACGGTTCAAGTTTCCACAATCTGACACCTTGACATGTAATAAAGGGTTTCCTAGATCCTCTTATTAATTAGCAAAAgattaatattattgtaacaaaatctcaaaaaaaaaatcaatgaaagGAATTCTTGCTATTTGTAAAACATAAGGAaaactatttaattataaaatagaaataacaAGCTTTTGCATCAACAATACATATATATGTAGAAATTCACCAAAGAGAGACCAAAAATTGTCTTTTCTCTTTATGAATATCTTCTAGAgtatacataaattttaattctgTCATAGTCAGTAATAATAACTTCAAGAAGTAACACTATAGGCAAACaaatatgaatttataattaagaagaaaaaaaaaatatggttttGGTTTGGCTTGAATATTTTCTCTTAGTAGAAGCTCCACAAACTAATGTCACCTTCTTCATACCAATCATCAAGAAGCACTTGAGTTGAATCAATATCAAACAAAGCCTCACTTAGTAGCATATGATCATTAACATGTTTTGGTGATTGTAAACCATCAAATCCATACCAAGAATCCATCATAGCCATTGATTCATTTGCTTGATGATCACAACTAGTGTAGGCCCCAAAAGATGAAAAAAGtgaaacatcatcattatcatgaATTTGATCAGAATTTGGAGAAGATGTTGACATTGATGGAGATGAAACCAATGAAGAtgaagttgttgttgttgaaacagGATTAGAAGAAGGTGGGGTGTTAATAGCaatatcattaatattattagcAGCTGCAGCAGCAGCAGCTACTCTTTGGATTGATTTAGGTGACATAACaacattattattgttgttgttttgttgAGGAATGAAATTATGTGAAGAATTTTTGTTTAAAGGGAAATTAAAATTTGCTGAAGAACCTTTAAGGCATAAAAGTGCAGCATCATAGGCTCTAGCTGCAGCTTCAGCAGTTGAATATGAACCTAACCATATTCTTGTTTTTTGATTTGGTGCTCTAATTTCTGATACCCAAGAACCCCAACTCCTCATTCTCACTCCTTTgtactttttcttcttctcatttGATGCTGAAATTTCTGATGAAGATATAGATAAAGGTTGGTTTTGCATTGGctttgatttttctttgttgattttCTTCTCTGCTTTAACCATGATATGTAAAGATGCAAAGATGCTTCTTTTTATGTGTTGAAGGGGTTTGTTTCTCTTTTAATGTGAGTGTGActtttttggttttctttgTTGGTGTTTTCAAAGTGTGAGAGTGAATGATGATGCAAATTGGTACTGAATGTAGGGAAGTAAAGATGCTCTATTTATAGATAGAGACTTTCATTTCATTCATGTAGCAAACAAAAATCTCATATAGTCAAGATATGAGATTTTTGCCAGATGGTTTTAGTTCATTTGGAATTAATTTAGTAGACTATTAAAATCTTAAAATGACATCTTTGTCCTTTATCCTAGTGAAGCTTCCTTCACCATaactattatattataaaaaagtgtttggtttttatatatatattttgagagaaaaaataataataatgtgataggaagatatatataaagataaaacgAGATGTTTGAATGTGTTATTattgtatattatattttttaatgtttataaaaatttagagtGTTCGTATATAATAGTTGTATAATATATTCTCTGATGTTTATAAAgtgattattaaatttttgtgactttttttttaattgtatttaaaattttatcttttagtacatttaattaaataatttattttctaaatatttatagttACATATAAAAAGATGCTAAATTTtggtaaatatttattttctttcaattttcttttttgtttaaattatttaatttataattttatttttctttattcattGAATCTTTAACAAATCTTCATATTTTTtgcaattaattattttttaataaatttaagattAATTTGCTTATAATTGAGAACAAATGGAGTaggatataaaaataattattgatagatgatcatatattttttttataatttaaaaaaaataaataatttgatagatgtaatatattgataatatgataaaataaattaaaaataataaagtgtTAATGTAATGCAATTTGACTCAATCATTTAGACACGCAATTAATGAAGGCACAATGAATATTAGAACTTTCCTTATCAACTAGATTGAATTAAAAAGTTTTTGACATTTTCCCTTATTTTAGTGGTAGTTTCCATCTAGTCAAAACAAAGAGGGtaattaaaaagtcaaatatatttaactattatttataacaatagaACCAGTAAATTAGAagtacatttaaaaaaatttgtatatttagatATAATAttgtagaaattaattttttgaagtagttaaattttgtttaatgaGTTAGCTTCTCGTAATATATATACTATTACATACTTTTCTCTCATATTGGACTCCCGAtcacataatttcattttttaaatacttttaaattaatataagttCTATTTTCTAATAACTATTGTATTAATGAGACAAGTGTTCAAGAATGACCTTTAAAGAATGCTCATATTCATTTATTAGATCAAGAAATTTATAGCACTTAACCAAAAATATTTAGcaagtactttttttttttctcactatctcatttataaaaatagttagttttaaattaatgattctttccatttttattccatttttattgttacattagtttttttttcttcggcTGTTTTCTCTAATTATAATATTACATGCATCAATTTCAATTCATTATGTGCTACTTTAATAATAATGGTCAATACAATAATAGTTAATAAGGataatttagtaataatattatttttactctTTCATTTATACATACTTTATTATAAGAAATGGgttggtgtattttttttcgaACTCGAGACATGGTATCCAGTCTAACAATTTCGATATTTGTCAATTGAGCTAGATCTTACATattaatttgatgtatttttaagTCTTTAGTATAcgaaaaaaaactcattttaagGTGTATTAAgtgttagaatttttttttatacacccTTAGTTTGCGTATATAccccttattttattttatataggaTATAGTTCCTATGTTCCAAATTATAAAATGGTAGTTTACTCAAAGAGAAATTGTTATTGAAAGTAGAAAGTCTACTTTTTGAAAACGATAAactcaataaattttataagggtATTTTTGGAACACCATAATTAAATAGATTTAAAGTTGCTCTTTTACGCTTATAatttagagagagaaaatgagtattttttatttataatttgggAGGGAGTATGTGTAGGAGTCCATcgagaaccttaagacaatagGTATATGAGTCactactcatatataactaacaTTTACCACATTCATATATAGTCTACGTGGGACTTAATTATTTACAATTGAATCCAACAATCTATTCGCCAAGTGTGAGCTCCTACATCCTATATACTTGCACTACCGTATTACCAACGGGATCCGCCTTCTGACTATACCGCTAGAAAGAGTTTTGATATAAATATCCTATATAACAAGAAATACAAGAAAGGgggattgaattgtgttttattttaaagtggATTTAACAAGAAGTGacgaaaacaaaattaaataaaagtaaaacagAACGACACAACTGATTTTTTCTAGTTCATTACCAACACGGTAGCTACATTCAATACCTTCAATATGACCTGAACGATTTAATCTACTAACTAAATTACACTTCCACTAAACACCAACTAGTCAAATTGATGGTGTTCAAATACTCCCAATCTTAAAGTATAGTACACTCAAGTTGTTGAGAGATGCAACCACTATTGGGCTAGGTTAAAAAAGAGCAGGTTTAAGggttttctaaataaatatcACAAGAGAGTGTTTACAATGTTTTACtctcagaaaatatttctcaacatGTAGATAAGACAAAAGATTAAGAGCAAAAGTGTAGAGACGATTGTATTGTGCTTATTGTGGTATGTTGTTGCCTGTACTTTTCAATAAGGGTTGCACAAccttttttaaagatttttaagGTTTTTGGTCGTTGTCATGATAACAGGAAATCAATATGTATTATGAAGTTTCATATCAAatctttttatattgatttgtcATTAAACCTTGTCAAAGATATCATtgaattgaaattgattttacGAATCTTGATATGAAGACAGAAAGAGCAGATGATATTATAATCAGTCACATAGACCTTTAGACAAATAAAGACTCAGGGTGTTAAGTAGAGGAGGCGCAAAAGCTTTGTCTTCTTCAAATCGTTGTCTTTTTAGAGCGTCGACTTTTTAGAGAGCATAAACTATTAACAGAGTCCTCAATAAGATGCTTGATACGATTATTAGAGGTAGACAATCACTTGCTTATAAAGGTTATCAAAGGAAGATAGATCATGTGCTTGTTGTGATTATCAAAGGCAGGTGAATTAGAGCATTGCTTGTATTAGATAAAGTCAGTAGAGGGGGGGTTCTTAGAGCGCGTTCACCAGACTTAAAATGTAGAAAATAAGGTGGAGTCTTGGTGTTCGTTTAACTTGCACACAAAAATTAGAGAATGTAGAGTGAACTCATATAGAATAACCTTATCTGAAAATTATACACTGAAACAAAACATTAGTGTTTTGTTTCGGTTCccacaaaataaatttgttatcatcaaaacaagtaagagtcatagttcttcaaaccaacttggttctatCATATCCAACACCAGGATCCCACTCGCACTCCCCCACCAAGCCAAACCATGGCTCTAATACACTTGTTGTGGAGTTCGAGGTGCGAGAGCAACAATGGATCAAATGCTCCAAGACCACAAGAGAATTTGAAATCACATCTTTACCAAAAACCATAAAGTAATAAGCATATAGGTCAACACTATTATATATCCATCATATACCACGTTCATAGATGACGTGATACTTAGTCACTCACATTTAAATGCAAGATTATGTTTGTTAAACACTCATATAGTAGGTATAGGCTAACTCTAAATTTTCCCAACCAACGATTTAAGTTAAAGCAAGAGAAGCTCTTGGTTTGTTGTGGGTTTGTGACTAGTGTGATAGCTTGGGTCTATCCAAGCTTACTCTTTTAAGTGGATTTCCAATTGGTAGTGCAGGCTCAAAATGAGATATCCGAACATCTTATATATGCAACTTAGTTAAATAATAttgaataaatttaaatcataacaaataagtatagaaaaaaaaaatactggGATATAAAGTTGGCTTGGAATTTGGGATGGATAAGTTAAGGAGCATAGTCATAAAGAGGTCAAGGGTTGTATTTCGACTCTcactataattttaataattactaacaaaacattggctaattaaaaaagtatagaaaaaatactattatataatatatatatatatatatttactttacaaaattataatatcaatataattttttcaaaagttaaatatattataaaaaatttgaaactttcttAATTAAGGGTCGTGTGTCAATGTTAGGTTGcataaattaattgtttgagTTAATCCtatactttattattttatttatttgaaaatatattgtaaaaTGATATAATGAATTAATAATATCACTAACTttcaattgatatttatttagttCGTAAG
It contains:
- the LOC101498719 gene encoding ethylene-responsive transcription factor ERF014-like; amino-acid sequence: MVKAEKKINKEKSKPMQNQPLSISSSEISASNEKKKKYKGVRMRSWGSWVSEIRAPNQKTRIWLGSYSTAEAAARAYDAALLCLKGSSANFNFPLNKNSSHNFIPQQNNNNNNVVMSPKSIQRVAAAAAAANNINDIAINTPPSSNPVSTTTTSSSLVSSPSMSTSSPNSDQIHDNDDVSLFSSFGAYTSCDHQANESMAMMDSWYGFDGLQSPKHVNDHMLLSEALFDIDSTQVLLDDWYEEGDISLWSFY